One stretch of Alcaligenes aquatilis DNA includes these proteins:
- a CDS encoding TcpQ domain-containing protein encodes MRFLVRFCIVLICALGLSACQSSQGPDGLLADPGARVFNFDWRLSGDPKVGPMQVFDNGTRIWLHFAPDQILPAVFGRRDGQEVLLSLRPSGQFQLVDGLWAELVFRAGKAQAQASLRRKSSQSEGSALSGAEESDVSARPLPVGDPLKPSSVGAVQVLELEPEPAPAQLVQRVAFQASSDTWAVNLPNPDSTVFELRLKDRTLRQALMRWAKQAKWVFAPEHWTLEVDFPVKAAASFKGNFESAVVQLLTAAQLNAHSLQACFYSNQVLRVLASPQPCDPSVQQQERS; translated from the coding sequence ATGCGTTTTCTTGTCCGTTTCTGCATCGTGCTGATCTGTGCGCTTGGGCTGTCTGCCTGTCAGTCCAGTCAGGGGCCGGATGGTCTGTTGGCCGATCCGGGTGCGCGCGTCTTCAATTTTGATTGGCGCTTATCCGGCGACCCCAAAGTGGGGCCTATGCAGGTCTTTGATAACGGGACGCGCATTTGGCTGCATTTTGCACCAGATCAGATTTTGCCAGCGGTGTTTGGCCGCAGGGACGGCCAGGAAGTGCTGCTGTCGCTACGACCTTCGGGGCAGTTTCAGTTAGTCGATGGCTTGTGGGCGGAGCTGGTGTTTCGTGCAGGCAAGGCGCAGGCACAGGCCAGTCTGCGGCGCAAGAGTAGCCAGAGTGAAGGCTCTGCCTTGTCAGGGGCAGAGGAATCGGATGTTTCAGCCCGGCCTTTGCCTGTAGGAGATCCCTTGAAACCGAGCTCTGTGGGGGCGGTACAAGTGCTGGAGCTGGAACCAGAGCCCGCGCCCGCACAGTTGGTGCAACGGGTTGCCTTTCAAGCCAGCTCGGATACGTGGGCGGTCAATCTCCCGAACCCTGATTCCACTGTTTTTGAACTGCGTTTGAAAGATCGGACGCTAAGGCAGGCGCTAATGCGTTGGGCCAAACAAGCGAAATGGGTTTTTGCGCCGGAACATTGGACTTTGGAGGTGGATTTTCCTGTCAAGGCTGCCGCCAGCTTCAAGGGGAACTTTGAGTCTGCGGTGGTCCAATTGCTGACGGCGGCACAACTGAACGCCCATTCTTTGCAGGCCTGTTTTTATTCCAATCAGGTGCTGCGTGTTCTGGCCAGTCCGCAACCCTGCGACCCGAGTGTGCAGCAGCAGGAGCGGTCATGA
- a CDS encoding extracellular solute-binding protein produces the protein MKNLRGLLLKRGVMALAMAAGGSAALLFGSTALAAVDIQVWTALNSHNQDEFERLVRDFNRSQSDVKVSVKAHDTEASLEQVLQAGKDLPNLVQLGEMSGLDEVADRPYIMPMHTLLAREKMDNVSWFLASNSFVRNGRGQLQGFPYMAEIPVMYYNLDAFDKAKIEPAVPSRVWLDLQAQLVDLANKGSRRCPLTSDQSVSINLENLAAVNNQIYGLAPGPKVKGKVGFDFDVMYIRHLSMMISWVKSELMVKPGTLPESPQRFAKGECAVMFSNSGHIGEYSDTRGLKYAVTGLPYYPEVTQTPGKPFVTGSALWAVKGHNAEQNQASARFISWLAQPENAARWYQKTGFLPVSREAFNATGNDYYKDKGDWMHLVGAYSSGTSGTAKGNFRNYRQIRAVFNQSLESALDGQQPAMTALRTAATQANRLVAQRGR, from the coding sequence ATGAAAAATCTACGCGGATTACTGTTGAAACGGGGTGTTATGGCTTTGGCGATGGCAGCGGGTGGCTCAGCCGCTTTGCTGTTCGGGTCGACTGCCCTGGCAGCCGTTGATATTCAGGTCTGGACCGCTTTGAACTCGCACAATCAGGACGAGTTTGAACGCTTGGTTCGGGATTTCAATCGTAGCCAGAGCGATGTCAAGGTGTCGGTCAAGGCTCATGATACGGAAGCTTCTTTAGAACAGGTCTTGCAAGCGGGCAAGGATTTGCCCAATCTGGTGCAATTAGGCGAGATGTCCGGCCTGGACGAGGTCGCTGATCGCCCCTACATCATGCCTATGCACACCTTGCTGGCTCGGGAAAAAATGGATAATGTGTCCTGGTTCCTGGCCTCGAACTCCTTTGTGCGCAATGGCCGCGGTCAATTGCAAGGCTTCCCTTATATGGCCGAAATTCCGGTCATGTACTACAACCTGGACGCGTTTGATAAAGCCAAGATCGAGCCTGCGGTGCCCAGCCGTGTCTGGCTGGATTTGCAGGCCCAGCTCGTCGATCTGGCCAATAAAGGCTCGCGCCGTTGTCCCTTGACTTCGGATCAGTCTGTCTCCATCAACCTGGAGAACCTGGCAGCGGTGAATAACCAGATTTACGGTCTGGCACCGGGTCCCAAGGTGAAAGGCAAAGTGGGCTTTGACTTTGATGTGATGTACATCCGTCACCTGTCCATGATGATCAGTTGGGTGAAATCCGAGCTGATGGTCAAGCCCGGCACATTGCCAGAATCGCCCCAGCGCTTTGCCAAGGGCGAATGTGCCGTCATGTTCTCGAACTCCGGCCATATTGGTGAATACAGCGACACGCGTGGCTTGAAGTACGCAGTGACTGGTCTGCCTTACTATCCTGAAGTGACCCAAACTCCTGGTAAACCGTTTGTGACCGGATCGGCGCTGTGGGCGGTAAAAGGCCATAATGCCGAACAGAATCAGGCTTCGGCCCGTTTCATCAGCTGGTTGGCTCAGCCTGAGAACGCCGCACGTTGGTACCAGAAGACAGGTTTTTTACCGGTGAGCCGCGAAGCCTTTAATGCCACAGGCAACGACTACTACAAGGACAAGGGCGACTGGATGCACCTGGTGGGAGCCTACAGCAGCGGTACGTCGGGCACAGCCAAGGGCAATTTCCGTAACTACCGTCAGATTCGTGCCGTGTTCAATCAGAGCCTGGAAAGTGCGCTGGATGGGCAGCAACCTGCCATGACGGCATTGCGTACTGCCGCCACGCAAGCTAATCGTTTGGTGGCACAGAGAGGACGCTGA
- a CDS encoding D-amino acid dehydrogenase — MKVAVLGSGIIGVSTAWWLSQQGCEVVVVERGTGPAQETSRANGGQISVSYAEPWANPKMPFKLLKWLLQDDAPLLFRPRLDLRQWRWCLSFLRECLPGRVTPNVRALVAMAEYSRSTLKQLRPSLDFDYRHQEKGIITFYRDAQSLDDSQQMADIMRDMGVDRRIMSVDELVQLEPALASARGQIVGGDYTKDDESGDANQFTCGLAAMAKRAGVEFRFSTQITRLLTAKGRVVGVEVIGPDGTYESIQADAFVVAMGSFSPTVLQPLGISCPVYPAKGYSATFPVLVPEGAPTVSLTDKDHKLVFSRLGDSLRVAGTAELSGYSRNLNPARCQALLTHVADLFPSALDFDNVHFWSGLRPATASNIPLIGRSSIPNLYLNTGHGTLGWTMGVGSGRALADLLMGHKPEPEFPFLS, encoded by the coding sequence ATGAAAGTAGCAGTTCTGGGCAGCGGCATTATTGGGGTATCAACTGCCTGGTGGCTTAGCCAGCAAGGTTGTGAGGTGGTGGTCGTGGAGCGGGGAACCGGCCCTGCGCAGGAAACCTCGCGTGCCAATGGCGGCCAGATTTCGGTGTCGTATGCCGAGCCCTGGGCCAACCCGAAAATGCCGTTCAAACTGCTGAAGTGGTTGTTGCAGGACGATGCTCCCTTGTTATTCCGTCCGCGTCTGGATCTGCGCCAGTGGCGCTGGTGCCTGTCGTTCTTGCGTGAATGCCTGCCTGGACGGGTTACGCCCAATGTGCGCGCCCTGGTGGCCATGGCGGAATACAGCCGCAGCACACTCAAGCAATTGCGTCCTAGCCTGGATTTTGATTACCGCCATCAGGAAAAAGGCATCATCACTTTTTACCGTGATGCTCAAAGCCTGGATGATTCTCAGCAGATGGCCGATATCATGCGCGATATGGGGGTGGATCGCCGCATCATGAGCGTGGACGAGCTGGTGCAGTTAGAGCCTGCTCTGGCGTCGGCCCGTGGCCAGATTGTGGGTGGCGACTATACCAAGGATGATGAATCCGGTGATGCCAACCAATTTACCTGCGGTTTGGCGGCCATGGCCAAGCGAGCCGGGGTGGAGTTTCGCTTTTCTACACAAATCACCCGTTTGCTGACGGCCAAGGGGCGTGTGGTAGGTGTTGAGGTCATTGGCCCGGACGGTACGTACGAGTCCATACAGGCAGACGCCTTTGTGGTGGCCATGGGTAGCTTCAGTCCCACCGTCTTGCAGCCGCTGGGGATTTCCTGCCCCGTTTACCCGGCTAAAGGCTATTCGGCTACTTTTCCGGTACTGGTTCCCGAGGGGGCGCCCACGGTCAGCCTGACCGATAAAGATCACAAACTTGTTTTTTCCCGCTTAGGCGATAGCCTGCGGGTCGCTGGAACTGCAGAATTGTCGGGCTATTCGCGCAATTTGAACCCCGCCCGCTGTCAGGCTTTGTTAACGCATGTAGCGGATCTGTTCCCAAGCGCATTGGATTTTGATAATGTTCATTTCTGGTCAGGACTGCGTCCTGCCACAGCATCAAATATCCCACTGATAGGCCGCTCTTCCATACCTAACCTGTACCTGAATACCGGGCATGGCACCCTGGGGTGGACGATGGGTGTAGGCTCTGGCCGAGCCCTGGCAGACCTGCTCATGGGACACAAACCCGAACCTGAATTTCCTTTTTTATCATGA
- a CDS encoding CDP-6-deoxy-delta-3,4-glucoseen reductase: MSFKVTVQPSGHSFDVQPGQSVLDGALNAGIVLPYSCRNGTCSSCRGKVIEGEYEAGRAPEQLLSEEDRAAGYTLFCQAKPSSDMLIESHEIRMATDIQIRKMPSRVVGLEKVRDDVMVVRLQMPSSEPFRYYPGQYLEFILKDGSRRSYSMATPPREDNQVELHIRHMPGGVFTDHVFGAGATAMKEREILRVEAPLGSFFLREDSAAPMVFLASGTGFAPIKALIERLIQTGSQREVALYWGGRRPKDLYQRELAEKWASELPNLRFIPVVSDAQPEDGWTGRTGFVHQAVLADLPDLSAWQVYACGAPGMVEAARKDFVEQAQLNPDNYFADAFTSLADVK; this comes from the coding sequence ATGAGTTTCAAAGTCACGGTTCAGCCCAGCGGGCACAGTTTTGACGTTCAGCCCGGACAGTCTGTGCTGGATGGCGCACTGAATGCAGGTATCGTCTTGCCCTATAGCTGCCGCAACGGCACCTGTTCGTCTTGCCGTGGCAAGGTCATTGAAGGTGAGTACGAGGCAGGCCGTGCGCCCGAGCAATTGTTGAGCGAAGAGGATCGCGCTGCAGGCTACACCCTGTTTTGTCAGGCCAAGCCCAGCAGCGACATGTTGATCGAGTCCCACGAAATTCGTATGGCGACCGATATCCAGATTCGCAAAATGCCCTCGCGCGTGGTGGGCCTGGAAAAAGTACGTGATGATGTGATGGTGGTGCGTCTGCAAATGCCGTCGTCCGAGCCATTTCGTTACTACCCGGGTCAGTATCTGGAGTTCATCCTGAAGGACGGCAGCCGTCGCAGCTACTCCATGGCCACACCGCCACGGGAAGACAATCAGGTGGAATTGCATATTCGTCACATGCCCGGCGGCGTGTTTACCGATCACGTGTTCGGTGCCGGTGCCACCGCCATGAAAGAGCGCGAAATTCTGCGTGTGGAAGCGCCTTTGGGTTCTTTCTTTCTGCGTGAAGACAGCGCGGCTCCTATGGTGTTCCTGGCCAGCGGTACGGGCTTTGCTCCGATCAAGGCCTTGATCGAACGCCTGATTCAAACCGGCAGCCAGCGCGAAGTGGCGCTGTACTGGGGCGGGCGTCGACCCAAGGATTTGTACCAGCGCGAACTGGCCGAGAAATGGGCCAGCGAATTGCCTAATTTGCGTTTCATTCCGGTGGTCTCCGACGCTCAGCCTGAAGATGGCTGGACAGGCCGCACCGGTTTTGTGCATCAAGCTGTGCTGGCTGATTTGCCGGACCTGTCAGCCTGGCAGGTATACGCCTGTGGCGCGCCGGGCATGGTTGAAGCGGCGCGCAAGGATTTTGTGGAGCAGGCCCAACTGAATCCGGACAATTATTTTGCAGATGCCTTTACGTCCCTGGCAGATGTAAAGTAA
- the parC gene encoding DNA topoisomerase IV subunit A, protein MDSNQLDFEPAGSDDSITLGTYAEQAYLDYAVSVVRGRALPDLTDGQKPVQRRILYAMDAMGLGPTAKPVKSARVVGDVLGKYHPHSDQAAYDAMVRMAQDFVLRYPLVDGQGNFGSRDGDNAAAMRYTEARLTPFSRLLLDELDEGTVDFIPNYDGSQKEPVTLPARLPIMLLNGASGIAVGMATEIPSHNLREVAQACVSLLRNPNLSDQDIHEIIPGPDFAGGGQIISAADDIAAVYAQGRGSIKARARWVFEEMARGQWQLVVTELPPGSSSQQILEEIEERTNPKVKAGKKSLSTEQQQTKALMLNMLDAVRDESGKQAAVRLVFEPKSRAIDRDEFVTTLLAQTSLERNVSINLVCIDTDGRPGQRSLRQVLLSWLEFRRHTMERRTRYRLDKVTDRIHVLQGRMVVYLNVDEVIQTIRESDEPRAALMERFDLSERQADDILEMRLRQLARLEGFKIEKELKERLEEQESLQKLLDDPKALKRLMIREIEADVKTYGDERRTLIEAAERAVLETKVVDEPVTVIVSRKGWLRSRQGHGHDASQFSFKTGDGLRDALECRSTTDLVAIGTDGRVYTVPVSSLPSARGDGQPITSMIEVSPSAPIEHILGAPLDQNYLLAACDGYGFVASQGDMNTRQKAGKQFVTIEDGKKLLKPLALRPDDQYVGLLSEQGRFLVVDIKELKVLAKGGRGTVLIKLNDGDTLSQWVAFGEAGLAVSGVNRKRPSTIVMDLDMLANYLGKRAGKGKTLSLKLNDPVLHRPEQA, encoded by the coding sequence ATGGACAGCAATCAATTGGATTTTGAGCCGGCGGGATCGGACGATAGCATCACGCTGGGGACTTACGCGGAACAGGCTTATCTGGATTACGCCGTCTCGGTCGTACGCGGACGGGCTTTGCCCGACCTGACCGATGGTCAGAAGCCGGTACAGCGCCGCATTCTGTATGCGATGGATGCCATGGGCCTGGGCCCAACGGCCAAGCCTGTGAAATCGGCGCGCGTGGTGGGGGATGTGCTGGGTAAATATCACCCCCACAGTGACCAGGCCGCCTATGACGCCATGGTGCGTATGGCGCAGGATTTTGTGCTGCGCTATCCGCTGGTGGACGGGCAGGGCAATTTTGGCTCGCGCGATGGCGACAATGCCGCCGCTATGCGTTATACGGAAGCGCGCCTGACTCCGTTCTCGCGTTTGCTGCTGGACGAGCTGGACGAAGGCACGGTGGACTTTATCCCCAACTACGATGGCAGCCAGAAAGAGCCGGTGACCTTGCCAGCCCGCTTGCCCATCATGTTGCTTAACGGTGCATCGGGGATTGCTGTCGGGATGGCCACCGAGATTCCGTCGCACAACCTGCGTGAGGTAGCCCAAGCCTGTGTCAGCCTGCTGCGCAACCCGAATTTAAGCGACCAGGACATCCACGAGATCATTCCTGGCCCGGATTTTGCAGGGGGTGGCCAGATCATTTCCGCTGCCGATGATATTGCGGCGGTGTACGCTCAGGGCCGGGGCTCCATCAAGGCACGTGCCCGTTGGGTATTTGAGGAAATGGCACGTGGTCAATGGCAATTGGTGGTCACTGAATTGCCGCCCGGCAGCTCCTCTCAGCAGATTCTGGAAGAGATTGAAGAACGCACCAATCCCAAGGTCAAGGCGGGCAAGAAATCCCTGAGCACTGAGCAACAGCAAACCAAAGCCTTGATGCTGAACATGCTCGACGCCGTGCGCGATGAGTCCGGCAAGCAGGCTGCGGTGCGATTGGTGTTTGAACCCAAATCCCGCGCCATTGATCGGGACGAGTTCGTGACCACCTTGCTGGCACAGACCAGCCTGGAGCGCAACGTCTCCATCAACCTGGTATGTATCGATACGGACGGTCGTCCTGGCCAGCGCTCCCTGCGTCAGGTCTTGCTGAGCTGGCTGGAATTTCGTCGTCACACGATGGAGCGTCGTACTCGTTACCGTCTGGACAAGGTCACCGATCGTATTCATGTGCTGCAAGGGCGCATGGTGGTGTACCTGAATGTGGACGAGGTCATTCAAACCATTCGTGAGTCCGACGAGCCGCGTGCTGCCTTGATGGAGCGCTTTGATTTAAGCGAGCGCCAGGCTGACGATATTCTGGAAATGCGCTTGCGTCAGTTGGCCCGTCTGGAAGGTTTCAAGATCGAGAAAGAGCTGAAAGAGCGCCTGGAGGAACAGGAGTCTTTGCAAAAGCTGTTGGACGATCCCAAGGCCTTGAAACGCTTGATGATTCGAGAAATCGAAGCAGACGTTAAAACCTATGGCGATGAGCGTCGCACCTTGATTGAAGCGGCCGAGCGTGCTGTGCTGGAAACCAAGGTGGTTGATGAGCCGGTCACCGTGATTGTGTCGCGCAAAGGCTGGCTGCGTTCGCGCCAGGGCCACGGTCATGACGCTTCACAGTTCAGTTTCAAGACCGGCGATGGCTTGCGCGATGCGCTGGAGTGCCGTAGTACCACAGACCTGGTCGCCATCGGCACCGATGGCCGGGTCTATACTGTTCCGGTCTCCAGCTTGCCTTCGGCGCGTGGAGACGGTCAGCCCATTACCTCCATGATTGAAGTCAGCCCCAGTGCGCCTATCGAGCACATCCTGGGCGCTCCTTTGGATCAGAACTATTTGCTGGCTGCCTGCGACGGCTACGGTTTTGTGGCCTCTCAAGGCGACATGAATACACGCCAGAAAGCGGGCAAGCAGTTTGTCACTATTGAGGACGGCAAAAAACTGCTCAAACCTTTGGCCTTGCGTCCGGATGACCAGTACGTAGGCCTGCTCAGCGAACAGGGGCGCTTCCTGGTGGTGGACATCAAGGAGCTGAAAGTGCTGGCCAAAGGGGGGCGTGGCACGGTACTGATCAAGCTCAATGATGGTGATACGCTCAGTCAATGGGTGGCCTTTGGGGAGGCGGGTCTGGCCGTTAGCGGGGTGAATCGCAAACGTCCGTCTACCATCGTGATGGATCTGGATATGCTGGCCAATTATCTGGGCAAGCGCGCAGGCAAGGGCAAGACCCTGTCGCTCAAATTGAACGACCCTGTGTTGCATCGACCTGAACAGGCCTGA
- a CDS encoding DNA topoisomerase IV subunit B: protein MKLSTTRYDESSIRVLKGLEPVRQRPAMYTRTDNPLHIVQEVIDNAADEALAGFARTLTVTLLEDGGIQVEDDGRGIPVGLHPEENAPVVELVFTRLHAGGKFDKLNGGAYAFSGGLHGVGVSVTNALSRRLEVLVWRDGQANEIVFADGELEQPLTQTGTVGKRKTGTRVRVWPDPKYFDSAQIPLAQLTHILHSKAVLLEGVTVELVQQKTGQRQQWCYEDGLRGYLQEEMDGVELLVPLFEGRQYAPKDDDNFSPGEGAHWVVAWTLDSQIVRESYVNLIPTSAGGTHESGLRDGLYQAVRSFAELHSLIPKGVKLQAEDVFARASFVLSAKVLDPQFQGQIKEKLNSRDAVRLVSGYVRNALELHLHANVDQGRKLAEVAVRQAQARTRSAQKVEKRKSSGVAVLPGKLTDCESHDLESSELFLVEGDSAGGSAKMGRDKEFQAILPLRGKVLNAWEVDRDRLFANQEIHDISVAIGVDPHDAQSEPDLSGLRYGRICILSDADVDGSHIQVLLLTLFFRHFPKLIEAGHVYVARPPLFRVDVPAAGKRPARKIYCLDQGELDATLEKLRNEGIRNESWSISRFKGLGEMSAEQLWDTTMNPDTRRLLPVHWGEDGLSGTQAMFTMLMGKGEASARRAWLEEKGNLADLDV, encoded by the coding sequence ATCAAGTTGTCTACTACACGTTACGACGAATCTTCTATACGGGTGCTTAAAGGGCTGGAACCGGTCCGGCAGCGCCCGGCCATGTATACCCGCACGGATAATCCCCTGCATATTGTGCAGGAGGTCATCGATAACGCCGCCGACGAAGCCCTGGCTGGTTTTGCCCGCACCCTGACCGTTACCTTGCTGGAGGACGGCGGTATCCAGGTCGAGGATGATGGGCGCGGTATTCCCGTTGGCTTGCATCCTGAAGAGAATGCGCCCGTGGTTGAGCTGGTGTTCACTCGACTGCATGCCGGGGGCAAGTTCGACAAGCTCAATGGCGGAGCCTATGCCTTTTCCGGCGGTTTGCATGGGGTGGGTGTGTCGGTGACCAACGCCTTGTCGCGTCGCCTGGAAGTGCTGGTCTGGCGCGACGGGCAAGCCAATGAAATTGTGTTTGCCGACGGCGAGCTGGAGCAGCCCCTGACCCAGACGGGCACCGTGGGCAAGCGCAAGACCGGGACCCGTGTGCGGGTCTGGCCTGACCCCAAGTACTTTGACTCCGCCCAGATTCCCCTGGCTCAACTGACGCACATCCTGCATAGCAAAGCGGTCTTGCTGGAAGGGGTGACCGTGGAGCTGGTGCAGCAGAAAACCGGCCAGCGCCAGCAATGGTGCTATGAGGACGGTTTGCGCGGTTATTTGCAAGAAGAGATGGACGGCGTGGAGTTGTTGGTGCCTCTATTCGAGGGCCGCCAGTACGCCCCGAAAGATGACGATAATTTCTCCCCTGGTGAAGGGGCTCATTGGGTCGTGGCCTGGACCCTGGACTCTCAGATTGTGCGCGAGTCTTATGTCAATCTGATTCCGACCAGTGCCGGGGGGACGCACGAATCGGGCTTGCGTGATGGTCTGTATCAGGCCGTGCGCAGCTTTGCCGAGCTGCACAGTTTGATTCCCAAGGGCGTCAAGCTGCAGGCTGAGGACGTCTTTGCCCGTGCCAGTTTTGTGCTGTCGGCCAAAGTGCTGGATCCGCAATTCCAGGGGCAAATCAAGGAAAAACTCAATAGCCGCGATGCCGTGCGTCTGGTCAGTGGCTATGTACGCAACGCACTGGAACTGCATCTGCATGCGAATGTGGATCAGGGTCGAAAATTGGCTGAAGTGGCGGTGCGTCAGGCTCAGGCCCGTACCCGTTCGGCCCAGAAAGTGGAAAAACGTAAAAGCTCGGGGGTAGCCGTGTTGCCCGGCAAGCTCACGGACTGCGAATCGCACGATCTGGAGAGCTCCGAACTGTTTCTGGTCGAGGGCGACTCGGCCGGTGGCTCTGCAAAAATGGGCCGCGACAAGGAATTTCAGGCCATCTTGCCCCTGCGCGGCAAGGTGCTGAACGCCTGGGAAGTGGACCGGGATCGCCTGTTCGCCAACCAGGAAATTCATGATATTTCCGTAGCCATTGGCGTGGACCCGCATGATGCCCAGTCCGAGCCGGATTTGTCCGGTTTGCGCTATGGCCGCATTTGTATCCTGTCCGATGCGGACGTGGACGGCTCGCACATTCAGGTGCTCTTGCTGACTTTGTTTTTCCGCCATTTCCCCAAGCTGATCGAAGCCGGGCACGTGTATGTGGCGCGCCCACCCTTGTTCCGCGTCGATGTGCCTGCCGCTGGCAAACGCCCGGCTCGCAAGATCTATTGTCTGGATCAGGGCGAGCTGGATGCCACTTTGGAGAAGTTGCGCAATGAAGGCATACGCAACGAGTCCTGGAGCATCAGCCGTTTTAAAGGTTTGGGTGAAATGAGTGCGGAGCAGTTGTGGGATACCACCATGAATCCGGATACCCGTCGTTTATTGCCGGTGCATTGGGGCGAAGATGGCTTAAGCGGCACGCAGGCCATGTTCACCATGCTGATGGGCAAGGGCGAGGCCTCTGCCCGCCGTGCCTGGTTGGAAGAAAAAGGCAATTTGGCCGATCTGGACGTCTAA
- the trxA gene encoding thioredoxin TrxA, with protein MSDSIIHVTDASFESDVLKADLPVLVDYWAAWCGPCKMIAPLLDEAAELYQGRVIIAKLNVDENPDTPAQFGVRGIPTLMLFKDGKVAQTKVGALSKSQLSAFLDSSL; from the coding sequence ATGAGCGACTCCATCATTCACGTTACAGACGCCTCCTTCGAGAGCGACGTCCTCAAAGCCGACCTTCCTGTTTTGGTCGATTATTGGGCTGCCTGGTGCGGCCCCTGTAAAATGATTGCACCTTTGCTTGATGAGGCGGCCGAACTGTATCAAGGTCGTGTTATCATCGCTAAGCTCAATGTCGATGAAAATCCCGACACTCCTGCTCAATTCGGTGTTCGCGGTATTCCAACGCTCATGCTGTTTAAAGACGGTAAAGTCGCCCAGACTAAAGTCGGTGCACTTTCCAAGTCTCAACTTAGCG